A window from Mangifera indica cultivar Alphonso chromosome 2, CATAS_Mindica_2.1, whole genome shotgun sequence encodes these proteins:
- the LOC123200159 gene encoding eukaryotic translation initiation factor 3 subunit A-like isoform X2, with translation MSNYAKPEAALNQAEALINVGQKQDALQVLHDLITSKRHRAWQKILEKIMFKYVELCVDMRRGKFAKDGLIQYRIVCQQVNVTSLEEVIKHFMHLSTEKAEQARSQAEALEEALDVDDLEADKRPEDLMLSYVSGEKGKDRSDRELVTPWFKFLWETYRTVLEILRNNSKLEALYAMTAHRAFQFCKQYKRTTEFRRLCEIIRNHLLNLSKYRDQRDRPDLSAPESLQLYLDTRFEQLKIATDLQLWQEAFYSIEDIYGLMCMVKKTPKPSLLVVYYAKLTEIFWISSSHLYHAYAWFKLFTLQKTYNKNLSLKDLQLIASSVVLAALLVHPYEHTHGASHLELENAKERNSRMANLIGFELETKLDNRELSRSALLSELVAKGVLSCATQEVKDLYHLLEHEFFPLDLASKVQPLLAKVSKLGGKLASASSVPEVQLSRYVPALEKLVILRLLQQVSQVYQMMRIESLSQMIPFFDFKEVEKISVDAVKHNFIAMKVDHMRGVVLFGNLGLESDGLRDHLAVLAESLNKVRAMIYPPANKASKLGELLPGLGETVDKEHKRLLARKSIIEKRKEEHERQLIEMEREEESRRLKQQKITEEAEQKRLAAEYEQRKNQRILREIEERELEEAQALLEEAEKRSKKKGSKKPILEGEKVTKQSLMERALTEQLRERQEMEKKLQKLAKTMDYLERAKREEAAPLIEAAFQRRLVEEKVLHEREQLLETELSRQRHDGDLREKNRLSRMLDNKEKFQERVLNRRKAEFDRQRVEREERINQIIQARKQERETMRKKVFYVRCEDERLKKKREEEEARKREEAEKRRKEEVERKAKLDEIAEKQRQREQELEEKERLRKEALLGRPVDVAAKPFELPARASESGTAAAAPSTGKYVPKFMRERTEASGHATPTQPDRWGGGRRTEGFGQATPESDRWGRRTEGSAPGSDSDRRGTNGRPDDRTAPPSDRWRSSGSSRTSWSSSRYPSH, from the exons ATGTCGAATTATGCCAAACCGGAGGCTGCATTAAATCAGGCTGAAG CCCTGATAAATGTTGGGCAGAAGCAAGACGCATTGCAAGTGCTTCATGATTTGATTACTTCAAAGAGACATCGAGCATGGCAAAAGATTCTTGAAAAGATTATGTTTAAGTATGTAGAGCTTTGTGTTGATATGAGGCGAGGTAAGTTTGCCAAGGATGGTCTGATTCAATACCGTATTGTTTGTCAACAAGTGAATGTCACTTCCTTGGAGGAGGTTATCAAGCACTTTATGCATCTCTCTACTGAGAAGGCTGAGCAGGCACGTAGTCAGGCAGAAGCCTTAGAAGAAGCGCTTGATGTGGATGATCTAGAAGCAGATAAAAGGCCAGAAGACCTAATGCTTAGTTATGTCAGTGGAGAGAAGGGAAAGGATAGGTCTGATCGTGAACTTGTTACTCCTTGGTTCAAATTCTTGTGGGAGACTTACAGAACAGTGCTTGAAATATTACGGAACAATTCAAAGCTGGAGGCACTCTATGCG ATGACTGCACACCGAGCCTTCCAGTTTTGCAAGCAATATAAGCGAACAACTGAATTTCGTAGGCTTTGTGAAATTATCAGAAACCATTTGCTGAACCTTAGCAAATACAGAGACCAAAGGGACCGACCTGATCTTTCAGCTCCAGAGAGTTTGCAACTCTATCTTGATACCAGATTTGAGCAGCTAAAGATTGCTACGGATCTCCAGCTCTGGCAG GAAGCTTTTTATTCCATTGAAGATATTTATGGATTGATGTGCATGGTCAAGAAAACACCCAAGCCATCTTTGCTGGTTGTTTATTATGCCAAGTTAACAGAGATTTTCTGGATTTCTTCAAGCCATCTTTATCATGCTTATGCATGGTTTAAGCTTTTTACACTTCAAAAAACCTACAATAAGAACCTGAGCCTAAAGGATTTGCAACTGATAGCATCATCTGTTGTTTTGGCTGCACTTTTAGTGCACCCTTATGAGCACACTCATGGTGCATCTCATTTGGAACTTGAGAACGCAAAGGAGCGCAACTCGAGGATGGCCAATTTGATAGGATTTGAGCTTGAAACAAAACTTGATAATAGAGAA CTTTCAAGGTCTGCCCTTCTCTCAGAATTG GTTGCCAAAGGTGTATTGAGTTGTGCCACTCAGGAAGTAAAAGATCTGTACCACCTTTTGGAGCATGAGTTTTTCCCTCTAGACCTTGCCTCAAAGGTACAGCCACTATTGGCAAAAGTTTCAAAGTTAGGTGGTAAGCTTGCTTCAGCTTCTTCTGTGCCGGAGGTGCAACTTTCCCGTTATGTTCCAGCCCTTGAAAAGCTTGTTATCCTGAGGTTGCTTCAGCAG GTATCTCAGGTTTATCAGATGATGAGAATTGAGAGTTTATCTCAGATGATTCCCTTCTTTGATTTCAAAGAGGTGGAGAAGATTTCTGTTGATGCTGTAAAACATAATTTCATAGCCATGAAAGTTGACCATATGAGGGGTGTTGTTTTGTTTGGCAATTTG GGTCTTGAATCTGATGGTCTGCGGGATCATTTGGCTGTTCTTGCTGAGTCTTTAAATAAAGTGAGGGCCATGATATATCCTCCTGCAAATAAAGCATCAAAACTAGGTGAATTGTTGCCTGGCCTGGGGGAGACTGTTGATAAGGAGCATAAGAGACTTCTTGCTAGAAAATCAATCATTGAGAAAAGGAAGGAAGAACATGAACGCCAGCTTATTGAGATG GAACGTGAGGAGGAGTCAAGGAGGCTGAAGCAACAGAAAATAACAGAAGAGGCTGAGCAGAAGAGGCTTGCAGCTGAGTACGAGCAAAGGAAAAATCAAAGAATTCTAAGGGAAATAGAGGAGCGTGAACTTGAAGAGGCGCAGGCTCTACTTGAGGAAGCTGAGAAGCGCAGTAAAAAGAAGGGGAGCAAAAAGCCAATTTTGGAGGGG GAGAAAGTAACAAAACAAAGTTTGATGGAGCGGGCTCTGACTGAACAACTTAGGGAGAGGCAGGAAATGGAGaaaaagttacaaaaattaGCCAAAACTATGGATTATCTGGAAAGGGCAAAAAGAGAAGAGGCTGCTCCCTTGATTGAAGCTGCTTTTCAGCGACGGTTGGTTGAAGAGAAGGTGCTTCATGAACGTGAACAACTG CTAGAGACTGAACTCAGCAGGCAACGCCATGATGGGGACCTCAGAGAAAAGAATAGACTTTCTAGGATGTTGGACAATAAG GAAAAATTCCAGGAAAGAGTGTTGAACCGTCGGAAAGCAGAGTTTGACAGGCAGAGAGTGGAGAGGGAGGAGAGAATCAACCAGATCATTCAGGCACGCAAACAGGAGAGGGAGACAATGAGAAAGAAAGTATTCTATGTTAGGTGTGAAGATGAAAGACTGAAAAAGAAACGTGAGGAGGAAGAAGCTCGAAAACGGGAAG AGGCTGAGAAACgaagaaaagaagaagttgAACGCAAGGCAAAATTAGATGAAATTGCTGAAAAGCAGAGGCAAAGAGAGCAGGAATTGGAAGAGAAGGAGAGGCTGAGGAAAGAAGCTCTCTTAGGGAGACCAGTGGATGTGGCTGCCAAGCCTTTTGAGCTACCTGCCCGTGCATCGGAGTCTGGAACTGCTGCTGCTGCACCATCTACTGGAAAATATGTTCCCAAATTCATGCGTGAGAGAACCGAGGCTTCAGGACATGCAACACCTACTCAACCTGATCGGTGGGGTGGTGGCAGGCGAACAGAAGGCTTTGGTCAGGCCACACCAGAGTCTGATCGATGGGGCAGGAGAACTGAAGGCTCCGCCCCAGGATCAGATTCTGATCGGCGGGGTACCAATGGCAGGCCAGATGACCGCACAGCCCCACCTAGCGATAGGTGGCGTAGCAGTGGTAGCTCTAGAACTTCTTGGTCATCTTCTCGGTACCCATCACACTGA
- the LOC123209256 gene encoding uncharacterized protein LOC123209256, which yields MAATSCKKYSNGSCGDVFDSSKFRKRFHFSYFFSMNISQPKVRVKFPRVVLKTMQRRSSSEHESFKEGGKVKKRVSPKGLLPMKVGRACSNFFRCKKGSIREGSCSSSIDNDRVRGKNAFDLADKKEAERLRKVKMEEMGLLKLSFKSLMKKRNGDGSGTDAIDGGSNDDQKQEGSHSMPRVPLRIMTTQHRLKVARSMRKKMVKMGSGKTDQEDGERSVQELCKKRILLGEKCRPLNHSGTLQYDKDGVLLPETIPE from the coding sequence ATGGCAGCTACAAGTTGCAAGAAATATAGTAATGGAAGTTGTGGGGATGTTTTTGATTCCAGCAAGTTTAGAAAAAGGTTTCATTTTTCATACTTCTTCAGCATGAACATTTCTCAACCAAAGGTGAGAGTCAAGTTTCCTAGGGTGGTTTTGAAGACCATGCAAAGAAGATCATCAAGTGAACATGAATCTTTCAAGGAGGGTGGCAAGGTTAAGAAAAGGGTTTCACCTAAAGGGCTTTTGCCAATGAAGGTTGGTAGGGCTTGTTCCAATTTCTTTCGATGCAAGAAAGGTAGTATAAGAGAGGGTAGTTGTTCTTCAAGTATTGATAATGACAGAGTTCGTGGAAAGAATGCTTTTGATTTGGCTGATAAGAAAGAGGCTGAGAGGTTGAGAAAGGTAAAAATGGAGGAAATGGGGCTGCTAAAATTATCTTTCAAGAGTCTGATGAAAAAGAGGAATGGTGATGGTAGTGGAACTGATGCAATTGATGGTGGTAGCAACGATGACCAGAAACAAGAGGGTTCACATAGCATGCCAAGGGTTCCATTGAGAATCATGACGACCCAACACAGGTTGAAGGTGgctcgatcaatgagaaagaagaTGGTAAAGATGGGATCAGGAAAGACCGATCAAGAAGATGGGGAGAGGTCAGTGCAGGAGCTTTGCAAGAAGAGGATCCTACTGGGTGAAAAATGCAGGCCACTGAATCACTCTGGTACTCTTCAGTATGATAAAGATGGAGTCCTGTTACCAGAAACCATTCCAGAGTGA
- the LOC123200159 gene encoding eukaryotic translation initiation factor 3 subunit A-like isoform X1 produces MSNYAKPEAALNQAEALINVGQKQDALQVLHDLITSKRHRAWQKILEKIMFKYVELCVDMRRGKFAKDGLIQYRIVCQQVNVTSLEEVIKHFMHLSTEKAEQARSQAEALEEALDVDDLEADKRPEDLMLSYVSGEKGKDRSDRELVTPWFKFLWETYRTVLEILRNNSKLEALYAMTAHRAFQFCKQYKRTTEFRRLCEIIRNHLLNLSKYRDQRDRPDLSAPESLQLYLDTRFEQLKIATDLQLWQEAFYSIEDIYGLMCMVKKTPKPSLLVVYYAKLTEIFWISSSHLYHAYAWFKLFTLQKTYNKNLSLKDLQLIASSVVLAALLVHPYEHTHGASHLELENAKERNSRMANLIGFELETKLDNREVLSRSALLSELVAKGVLSCATQEVKDLYHLLEHEFFPLDLASKVQPLLAKVSKLGGKLASASSVPEVQLSRYVPALEKLVILRLLQQVSQVYQMMRIESLSQMIPFFDFKEVEKISVDAVKHNFIAMKVDHMRGVVLFGNLGLESDGLRDHLAVLAESLNKVRAMIYPPANKASKLGELLPGLGETVDKEHKRLLARKSIIEKRKEEHERQLIEMEREEESRRLKQQKITEEAEQKRLAAEYEQRKNQRILREIEERELEEAQALLEEAEKRSKKKGSKKPILEGEKVTKQSLMERALTEQLRERQEMEKKLQKLAKTMDYLERAKREEAAPLIEAAFQRRLVEEKVLHEREQLLETELSRQRHDGDLREKNRLSRMLDNKEKFQERVLNRRKAEFDRQRVEREERINQIIQARKQERETMRKKVFYVRCEDERLKKKREEEEARKREEAEKRRKEEVERKAKLDEIAEKQRQREQELEEKERLRKEALLGRPVDVAAKPFELPARASESGTAAAAPSTGKYVPKFMRERTEASGHATPTQPDRWGGGRRTEGFGQATPESDRWGRRTEGSAPGSDSDRRGTNGRPDDRTAPPSDRWRSSGSSRTSWSSSRYPSH; encoded by the exons ATGTCGAATTATGCCAAACCGGAGGCTGCATTAAATCAGGCTGAAG CCCTGATAAATGTTGGGCAGAAGCAAGACGCATTGCAAGTGCTTCATGATTTGATTACTTCAAAGAGACATCGAGCATGGCAAAAGATTCTTGAAAAGATTATGTTTAAGTATGTAGAGCTTTGTGTTGATATGAGGCGAGGTAAGTTTGCCAAGGATGGTCTGATTCAATACCGTATTGTTTGTCAACAAGTGAATGTCACTTCCTTGGAGGAGGTTATCAAGCACTTTATGCATCTCTCTACTGAGAAGGCTGAGCAGGCACGTAGTCAGGCAGAAGCCTTAGAAGAAGCGCTTGATGTGGATGATCTAGAAGCAGATAAAAGGCCAGAAGACCTAATGCTTAGTTATGTCAGTGGAGAGAAGGGAAAGGATAGGTCTGATCGTGAACTTGTTACTCCTTGGTTCAAATTCTTGTGGGAGACTTACAGAACAGTGCTTGAAATATTACGGAACAATTCAAAGCTGGAGGCACTCTATGCG ATGACTGCACACCGAGCCTTCCAGTTTTGCAAGCAATATAAGCGAACAACTGAATTTCGTAGGCTTTGTGAAATTATCAGAAACCATTTGCTGAACCTTAGCAAATACAGAGACCAAAGGGACCGACCTGATCTTTCAGCTCCAGAGAGTTTGCAACTCTATCTTGATACCAGATTTGAGCAGCTAAAGATTGCTACGGATCTCCAGCTCTGGCAG GAAGCTTTTTATTCCATTGAAGATATTTATGGATTGATGTGCATGGTCAAGAAAACACCCAAGCCATCTTTGCTGGTTGTTTATTATGCCAAGTTAACAGAGATTTTCTGGATTTCTTCAAGCCATCTTTATCATGCTTATGCATGGTTTAAGCTTTTTACACTTCAAAAAACCTACAATAAGAACCTGAGCCTAAAGGATTTGCAACTGATAGCATCATCTGTTGTTTTGGCTGCACTTTTAGTGCACCCTTATGAGCACACTCATGGTGCATCTCATTTGGAACTTGAGAACGCAAAGGAGCGCAACTCGAGGATGGCCAATTTGATAGGATTTGAGCTTGAAACAAAACTTGATAATAGAGAAGTG CTTTCAAGGTCTGCCCTTCTCTCAGAATTG GTTGCCAAAGGTGTATTGAGTTGTGCCACTCAGGAAGTAAAAGATCTGTACCACCTTTTGGAGCATGAGTTTTTCCCTCTAGACCTTGCCTCAAAGGTACAGCCACTATTGGCAAAAGTTTCAAAGTTAGGTGGTAAGCTTGCTTCAGCTTCTTCTGTGCCGGAGGTGCAACTTTCCCGTTATGTTCCAGCCCTTGAAAAGCTTGTTATCCTGAGGTTGCTTCAGCAG GTATCTCAGGTTTATCAGATGATGAGAATTGAGAGTTTATCTCAGATGATTCCCTTCTTTGATTTCAAAGAGGTGGAGAAGATTTCTGTTGATGCTGTAAAACATAATTTCATAGCCATGAAAGTTGACCATATGAGGGGTGTTGTTTTGTTTGGCAATTTG GGTCTTGAATCTGATGGTCTGCGGGATCATTTGGCTGTTCTTGCTGAGTCTTTAAATAAAGTGAGGGCCATGATATATCCTCCTGCAAATAAAGCATCAAAACTAGGTGAATTGTTGCCTGGCCTGGGGGAGACTGTTGATAAGGAGCATAAGAGACTTCTTGCTAGAAAATCAATCATTGAGAAAAGGAAGGAAGAACATGAACGCCAGCTTATTGAGATG GAACGTGAGGAGGAGTCAAGGAGGCTGAAGCAACAGAAAATAACAGAAGAGGCTGAGCAGAAGAGGCTTGCAGCTGAGTACGAGCAAAGGAAAAATCAAAGAATTCTAAGGGAAATAGAGGAGCGTGAACTTGAAGAGGCGCAGGCTCTACTTGAGGAAGCTGAGAAGCGCAGTAAAAAGAAGGGGAGCAAAAAGCCAATTTTGGAGGGG GAGAAAGTAACAAAACAAAGTTTGATGGAGCGGGCTCTGACTGAACAACTTAGGGAGAGGCAGGAAATGGAGaaaaagttacaaaaattaGCCAAAACTATGGATTATCTGGAAAGGGCAAAAAGAGAAGAGGCTGCTCCCTTGATTGAAGCTGCTTTTCAGCGACGGTTGGTTGAAGAGAAGGTGCTTCATGAACGTGAACAACTG CTAGAGACTGAACTCAGCAGGCAACGCCATGATGGGGACCTCAGAGAAAAGAATAGACTTTCTAGGATGTTGGACAATAAG GAAAAATTCCAGGAAAGAGTGTTGAACCGTCGGAAAGCAGAGTTTGACAGGCAGAGAGTGGAGAGGGAGGAGAGAATCAACCAGATCATTCAGGCACGCAAACAGGAGAGGGAGACAATGAGAAAGAAAGTATTCTATGTTAGGTGTGAAGATGAAAGACTGAAAAAGAAACGTGAGGAGGAAGAAGCTCGAAAACGGGAAG AGGCTGAGAAACgaagaaaagaagaagttgAACGCAAGGCAAAATTAGATGAAATTGCTGAAAAGCAGAGGCAAAGAGAGCAGGAATTGGAAGAGAAGGAGAGGCTGAGGAAAGAAGCTCTCTTAGGGAGACCAGTGGATGTGGCTGCCAAGCCTTTTGAGCTACCTGCCCGTGCATCGGAGTCTGGAACTGCTGCTGCTGCACCATCTACTGGAAAATATGTTCCCAAATTCATGCGTGAGAGAACCGAGGCTTCAGGACATGCAACACCTACTCAACCTGATCGGTGGGGTGGTGGCAGGCGAACAGAAGGCTTTGGTCAGGCCACACCAGAGTCTGATCGATGGGGCAGGAGAACTGAAGGCTCCGCCCCAGGATCAGATTCTGATCGGCGGGGTACCAATGGCAGGCCAGATGACCGCACAGCCCCACCTAGCGATAGGTGGCGTAGCAGTGGTAGCTCTAGAACTTCTTGGTCATCTTCTCGGTACCCATCACACTGA